A portion of the Oxynema aestuarii AP17 genome contains these proteins:
- a CDS encoding tetratricopeptide repeat protein, which yields MFKSLRGKKFDRAWIVLACNLSIALMTPAAIAQSLESLFQEGSAAFNTRDYTRSEQIWRAVLERDRDNAAAYDWLGLSLYYQDRVEEAIAAYRQAIALDPQQSSAYNNLGNALNDRGQFEEAIAAYRQGLDINPNQGQTHYNLAVVLSATGRIPEAIASYRRAIQLNPTDGEAYLKLAGLLRRSDRPDEAIVAYRQALQVNPNQARAYNELGIVLVRQGNLEEAIAAYERALQIEPNWAAVHNNLAVALQRQDRPDEAIAAYRRALELDPNLATAYNGLGVIYRQQGQFDESIAHFERAIALPDRAAIPANSRVLAYNGLGLTLQAQGKIAEAIAQFERAVELDPSYTPAQYNLKQIRGQ from the coding sequence ATGTTTAAATCACTCAGGGGAAAGAAGTTCGATCGCGCCTGGATTGTACTCGCCTGTAACTTATCGATCGCCTTGATGACGCCTGCAGCGATCGCCCAAAGTTTAGAAAGTCTGTTTCAAGAAGGAAGTGCGGCATTTAATACGCGGGATTATACCAGGTCGGAACAAATTTGGCGGGCGGTACTCGAACGCGATCGCGACAATGCGGCGGCTTACGATTGGTTGGGGTTGTCCCTTTACTATCAAGATCGCGTCGAGGAAGCGATCGCGGCATACCGACAGGCGATCGCCCTCGACCCGCAGCAGTCGAGTGCTTATAATAATCTCGGCAATGCCTTGAACGATCGCGGTCAGTTCGAGGAGGCGATCGCCGCCTATCGCCAGGGCTTAGACATTAATCCCAATCAGGGACAAACCCATTACAATCTCGCGGTGGTTTTGAGTGCTACCGGACGCATACCCGAGGCGATCGCCTCCTATCGACGGGCGATCCAACTCAATCCGACCGACGGCGAAGCCTATTTAAAATTAGCTGGGTTGTTGCGACGCAGCGATCGCCCGGACGAGGCGATCGTCGCTTACCGTCAGGCGTTGCAGGTCAATCCGAATCAAGCCCGGGCGTACAACGAGTTAGGGATTGTTTTAGTCCGACAGGGCAATCTAGAAGAGGCGATCGCCGCTTACGAACGGGCCTTGCAAATCGAACCGAATTGGGCCGCAGTCCACAACAATCTTGCAGTGGCCTTGCAACGTCAAGACCGCCCGGACGAGGCGATCGCGGCCTACCGACGGGCGCTCGAACTCGACCCCAATTTAGCGACGGCGTATAACGGGTTGGGCGTCATTTACCGCCAGCAAGGGCAATTTGACGAGTCAATCGCTCACTTCGAGCGGGCGATCGCCTTGCCGGATAGGGCGGCGATTCCGGCAAATTCGCGGGTATTAGCGTACAACGGCTTGGGCTTAACCTTGCAAGCACAAGGTAAAATAGCCGAGGCGATCGCCCAGTTCGAACGGGCTGTGGAACTCGATCCGAGTTATACGCCCGCCCAATATAATCTCAAACAAATCCGAGGACAGTAA
- a CDS encoding glycosyltransferase family 2 protein, which produces MKFTIAIATYNRLPLLKRAIDSALAQTLSCEVVVVDDASTDGTEQYVRSLSEALRAAGDKRLVYCRNKENSGHALTVNKGVEVASGDWVKLLDDDDYLAFNCIEEMTRAIALHPAAAICSCQASQVDENECELSRTREVGPGRAFYIPQEDIHYGMLLELVPFGTPAQVAFRRDAFLETGGWDSSLDTNCDDIDSWIRIAEHGDAIFINQCLAFRTVWGEAYNKKITIQKRLETNILMKQKICDRISEKHRDRVPAFQNITAYLKLHWLFVALKSKQLPTALKLAFPSIFRYRGWKLLLETILSRKFNNFSSLNLITEKTLKSVQISSSASPVNPPTFGGSNPELIREQLRLKASKMAFKKGNPIAGVKLGFPALVSMVNRKLFGKTQNLSQTGNRSEIQASGDRNAENNVVVIDRIETLIKNKQNVDLSEIKQVRDYFKLRWSWLALKHGKVAEAVKIALPALFSLNAWKLFIQALLKDKQEKNKSLVQKIVLIDY; this is translated from the coding sequence ATGAAATTTACGATCGCGATCGCAACTTACAATCGGCTTCCCCTACTCAAACGGGCGATCGATTCGGCCCTCGCACAAACGCTCAGTTGTGAAGTGGTGGTCGTCGATGACGCCTCCACCGACGGAACCGAACAGTACGTCCGCAGTTTGAGCGAAGCCTTACGGGCGGCGGGGGACAAGCGCCTGGTGTACTGTCGTAACAAGGAAAATAGCGGACACGCACTGACGGTGAACAAGGGGGTGGAAGTTGCAAGCGGCGACTGGGTGAAACTGCTCGACGACGACGATTATCTCGCGTTTAACTGTATCGAAGAAATGACTCGGGCGATCGCCCTGCATCCGGCGGCGGCGATTTGTTCGTGTCAGGCGAGTCAAGTGGACGAGAACGAGTGCGAATTGAGCCGAACCCGCGAAGTCGGTCCCGGTCGCGCGTTTTATATCCCTCAAGAGGATATCCACTATGGAATGCTGCTCGAATTAGTGCCGTTCGGAACTCCCGCGCAAGTGGCTTTTCGGCGCGATGCCTTTCTCGAAACCGGGGGATGGGATTCGAGTTTGGATACCAACTGCGACGATATCGATTCTTGGATTAGAATCGCCGAGCATGGCGATGCGATTTTTATCAATCAATGTTTGGCGTTTCGCACGGTCTGGGGTGAGGCGTACAATAAAAAAATTACGATTCAAAAACGCCTGGAAACGAATATTTTAATGAAACAAAAGATCTGCGATCGCATTAGTGAAAAACACCGCGATCGCGTTCCCGCTTTCCAAAATATTACCGCGTATTTAAAACTTCACTGGCTGTTTGTCGCCCTCAAAAGCAAACAGTTGCCGACCGCGCTTAAGTTGGCTTTCCCCAGTATTTTTAGGTATCGGGGATGGAAATTACTGCTCGAAACAATTCTGTCGCGGAAATTTAATAATTTTTCTTCGTTGAATTTAATTACTGAAAAAACTTTAAAATCCGTCCAAATCTCCTCCTCGGCGTCTCCCGTTAACCCGCCCACTTTCGGCGGCAGCAATCCGGAACTGATTCGGGAACAGTTACGCCTGAAAGCTAGCAAAATGGCGTTTAAAAAAGGAAATCCGATCGCCGGGGTGAAATTGGGATTCCCTGCTTTGGTTTCGATGGTCAATCGCAAACTCTTTGGAAAAACTCAGAACCTTTCCCAGACGGGCAATCGTTCGGAAATTCAAGCGTCGGGCGATCGCAACGCGGAAAATAATGTAGTTGTAATCGATCGCATCGAAACGTTAATTAAAAATAAGCAAAATGTCGATTTAAGCGAAATTAAGCAGGTGCGCGATTATTTTAAGTTGCGCTGGAGTTGGTTGGCGCTCAAGCATGGTAAAGTTGCCGAAGCGGTAAAAATTGCCCTTCCGGCTTTATTCTCTCTCAATGCTTGGAAGTTGTTTATTCAAGCTTTACTCAAAGATAAGCAAGAAAAGAATAAGTCTTTAGTGCAGAAAATTGTTTTAATCGATTATTAA